The Serpentinimonas maccroryi genome has a segment encoding these proteins:
- a CDS encoding bifunctional acetate--CoA ligase family protein/GNAT family N-acetyltransferase, which yields MMTRHLHALLAPRSVAVFGASDRPQRDGTAIWNRLAAEFKGTLHAVNPRLRQLGAHKVWHSVAELPQTPDLAVICTPAATVPSLIGALGARGCKAAVVVSTGLSAAQKQAMLAAAQPYALRILGPDCTGLLVPHLGLNISLTQVGAQPGSVAFVSQSAALVTAMMDWASSRQIGFSHFIALGEHADVDFADVLDYLASDARTRAIMLYVETLDEPRKFLSAARVAARNKPLIVVKGGRSGQGQQAASTHSAALAGSDRVFDAAVSRAGMLRVFRLQHLFMAAELLARFRDNRSEQLIVLTNGGGAGVLAADAADYARVQLAPLSPERIAELDAVLPVGWSRANPVDIGGDAPPQRYLDALRILLRERDCAVLLVHAPTGHVPSLDIAQALLPLASEKPVRVLGCWLGTQAVAEASALFRAAGIPDYDTPEDAVRAFASLRLHRHHQIDLMETPPAAPLHSRMDLPGIRELVEFVLADGREWLTEPETKELLKRAGLPVTPTRVVPPEPEAAVYAAGTLGFPVALKILSHDITHKSDVGGVRLNLHNAAEVEQAARSMLERVLQLLPQARIEGFTVQPMVRRQHAHELIIGARIDPLFGPVMVFGQGGVAVEVLSDRSVALPPLNGKLARSLVERTRVARLLQGYRNVPAAKLEALIDALVAVSQLLAEVPEIAELDINPLLLNPEGALVLDARLRLSRERPAGAANFAIRPYPLELIETLPFADGRTLTLRPIRPEDEGLLERFFEQLDPEDIRLRLFYSRRSFEHSELARMTQIDYEREMAFIATLPLPDGSEEMIGDVRGLGDPDNLEAEFGVLVRSDMKGHRLGWILMDKLIRYLRAHGTQRIVGAVLRENDGMLGLGRKLGFHISVHPEDPDLRHLELPLQTAQRA from the coding sequence ATGATGACCCGCCATTTGCACGCCTTGCTAGCCCCGCGCAGCGTCGCGGTTTTTGGGGCCTCGGACCGGCCACAGCGCGACGGCACCGCGATCTGGAACCGGCTTGCGGCCGAGTTCAAGGGCACGCTGCATGCCGTCAACCCGCGCCTGCGCCAGCTGGGCGCGCACAAGGTCTGGCACAGCGTGGCCGAGTTGCCGCAAACGCCCGATCTGGCCGTGATCTGCACCCCAGCGGCGACCGTACCCAGCCTGATCGGTGCCTTGGGCGCGCGCGGCTGCAAGGCGGCGGTGGTGGTGAGCACGGGCTTGAGCGCGGCGCAAAAGCAGGCCATGCTGGCGGCGGCCCAGCCCTACGCGCTGCGCATCCTCGGCCCCGACTGCACCGGCCTGCTGGTGCCCCACCTGGGGCTCAACATCAGCCTGACGCAGGTGGGCGCACAACCCGGGTCGGTGGCTTTCGTGTCGCAGTCGGCGGCGCTGGTCACCGCCATGATGGACTGGGCCAGTTCGCGCCAGATCGGCTTTTCGCACTTCATTGCCCTGGGCGAGCACGCCGACGTCGATTTTGCCGACGTGCTCGACTACCTCGCCAGCGATGCGCGCACGCGCGCCATCATGCTCTACGTCGAGACGCTGGACGAGCCGCGCAAATTTTTGTCCGCCGCGCGGGTGGCGGCGCGCAACAAACCGCTGATCGTGGTCAAGGGCGGGCGCTCGGGCCAGGGCCAGCAGGCCGCCTCGACGCACAGCGCGGCACTGGCCGGCAGCGACCGCGTCTTTGACGCCGCCGTGTCGCGCGCCGGCATGTTGCGCGTGTTCCGGCTGCAGCACCTGTTCATGGCGGCCGAGCTGCTGGCGCGCTTTCGCGACAACCGCAGCGAACAGCTGATCGTGCTCACCAACGGCGGCGGGGCCGGCGTGCTGGCCGCCGACGCCGCCGACTACGCCCGCGTGCAGCTGGCGCCCCTGAGCCCCGAGCGCATCGCCGAGCTCGACGCGGTGCTGCCCGTCGGCTGGTCGCGCGCCAACCCGGTGGACATCGGCGGCGATGCGCCACCGCAGCGCTACCTCGACGCCCTGCGCATCCTGCTGCGCGAGCGCGACTGCGCCGTGCTGCTGGTGCACGCCCCCACCGGCCACGTGCCCAGCCTCGACATCGCCCAGGCGCTGCTGCCGCTGGCGAGCGAAAAACCGGTGCGCGTGCTTGGCTGCTGGCTGGGCACGCAGGCCGTGGCCGAGGCCAGCGCGCTGTTTCGTGCTGCCGGCATCCCCGACTACGACACCCCGGAAGACGCGGTGCGCGCCTTCGCCTCGCTGCGCCTGCACCGGCACCACCAGATCGACCTGATGGAGACCCCGCCCGCTGCGCCGCTGCACAGCCGCATGGACTTGCCCGGCATCCGCGAACTGGTCGAGTTCGTGCTGGCCGACGGGCGCGAGTGGCTCACCGAGCCCGAAACCAAAGAACTGCTCAAACGCGCCGGCTTGCCGGTCACGCCCACCCGGGTCGTGCCCCCCGAACCCGAGGCGGCCGTCTATGCTGCCGGCACGCTGGGCTTTCCGGTGGCGCTCAAGATTTTGTCGCACGACATCACGCACAAGTCCGATGTCGGTGGCGTGCGCCTGAACCTGCACAACGCCGCCGAAGTGGAGCAAGCGGCGCGCTCGATGCTCGAGCGCGTGTTGCAACTCCTGCCGCAGGCGCGCATCGAAGGCTTCACCGTGCAGCCCATGGTGCGGCGCCAGCACGCGCATGAGCTGATCATCGGTGCGCGCATCGACCCGCTGTTTGGCCCGGTGATGGTGTTCGGGCAAGGCGGCGTCGCCGTCGAGGTGCTGTCGGACCGCTCGGTGGCGCTGCCGCCGCTCAACGGCAAGCTGGCGCGCTCGCTGGTCGAGCGCACCCGCGTGGCGCGGCTGCTGCAGGGCTACCGCAACGTGCCCGCGGCCAAGCTGGAGGCGCTCATCGACGCCCTGGTGGCGGTGTCGCAGCTGCTGGCCGAGGTGCCCGAAATCGCCGAACTCGACATCAACCCGCTGCTGCTCAACCCCGAGGGCGCGCTGGTGCTCGATGCGCGGCTACGCCTGAGCCGCGAGCGCCCGGCCGGAGCGGCCAACTTTGCCATCCGACCCTACCCGCTCGAGCTGATCGAAACCCTGCCCTTTGCCGACGGCCGCACGCTCACGCTGCGCCCGATCCGGCCCGAGGACGAGGGGCTGCTGGAGCGCTTTTTTGAGCAACTCGACCCCGAAGACATCCGCCTGCGCCTGTTCTACAGCCGGCGCAGCTTCGAGCACAGCGAGTTGGCGCGCATGACGCAGATCGACTACGAGCGCGAGATGGCCTTCATCGCCACCCTGCCCCTGCCCGACGGCAGCGAGGAGATGATCGGCGACGTGCGCGGCCTAGGCGACCCCGACAACCTCGAGGCCGAATTCGGCGTGCTGGTGCGCTCCGACATGAAGGGGCACCGGCTGGGTTGGATTCTGATGGACAAACTGATCCGCTACCTGCGCGCCCACGGCACCCAGCGCATCGTGGGCGCGGTGCTGCGCGAAAACGACGGCATGCTGGGGCTGGGGCGCAAGCTCGGCTTTCACATCAGCGTGCACCCCGAAGACCCGGATCTGCGCCACCTCGAGCTGCCGCTGCAGACCGCCCAACGCGCCTAA
- a CDS encoding DUF502 domain-containing protein encodes MDSTRPTALVKRLPQYFLRGLITILPLLLTVYLLFALVAWSESLASYLIRPLLGSLYLPGLGLLVAIGIIILTGYLISRQDTSRLLNWVELPFTNIPVVRSIYNSLKSFADYFSPQSPGETTQQVVIVRWPEQPLEVVGLVTRNHVAGLPTGFLQGDRVAVYLPMGYMIGGYTVFVPRAWLTPIDMSVEEAMRSALIAWMPPRKPP; translated from the coding sequence ATGGATTCCACCCGCCCGACCGCCCTCGTCAAACGCCTGCCGCAGTACTTTCTGCGCGGCCTGATCACCATTTTGCCGCTGTTGCTCACCGTTTATCTGCTGTTTGCCTTGGTGGCATGGTCGGAGTCGCTGGCTTCCTACCTGATTCGCCCGCTGCTGGGCAGCCTCTACCTCCCCGGTTTGGGGCTGCTGGTGGCCATCGGCATCATCATTCTGACCGGCTACCTGATCTCGCGCCAAGACACATCGCGCCTGCTCAACTGGGTCGAGCTGCCCTTCACCAACATCCCGGTGGTGCGCAGCATCTACAACTCACTCAAAAGCTTTGCCGACTATTTTTCACCGCAAAGCCCCGGCGAAACCACGCAGCAGGTGGTGATTGTGCGCTGGCCCGAGCAGCCGCTCGAAGTGGTGGGCTTGGTCACGCGCAACCACGTCGCCGGCCTGCCCACCGGTTTTTTGCAGGGCGACCGGGTGGCGGTCTATTTGCCCATGGGCTACATGATCGGCGGCTACACTGTGTTCGTTCCGCGCGCTTGGCTGACACCGATCGACATGAGCGTCGAAGAAGCCATGCGCTCGGCCCTGATCGCTTGGATGCCACCGCGCAAACCACCATGA
- the rsmI gene encoding 16S rRNA (cytidine(1402)-2'-O)-methyltransferase gives MVSVNPSGALALQAAQAVAGAQHYPPATLYLVATPIGNLADISLRALHLLQQVDAVACEDTRHSAALLRAYGIERPLLALHQHNEREAAAAVVARLQAGARIAYVSDAGTPGISDPGARLCQAVAAAGLRCVPLPGASSLTALLSVAGWVESEAAPGFVFLGFLPAKGAARERALRRLAQLPQTGVLLEAPHRIPALARELAALGARRLTVGRELTKQFEEIATLPCADLPAWLAAKPQRLRGEFALLLHPPEATPATDPEAGPDAGLGAEALRVLDLLLPELPLKTAVRLCAEITSAPRNALYEAALQRQALQAS, from the coding sequence ATGGTCTCTGTCAACCCCTCGGGCGCACTTGCCCTGCAAGCCGCCCAAGCAGTGGCCGGTGCGCAGCATTATCCGCCTGCCACCCTGTACCTGGTGGCGACCCCGATCGGCAACTTGGCCGACATCAGCTTGCGCGCGCTGCACCTGCTGCAGCAAGTCGATGCCGTGGCCTGCGAAGACACGCGCCACAGCGCCGCGCTGCTGCGCGCCTATGGCATCGAGCGCCCCTTGCTGGCGCTGCACCAGCACAACGAGCGCGAAGCCGCCGCCGCCGTGGTGGCGCGGCTGCAAGCCGGCGCGCGCATCGCCTACGTGAGCGACGCCGGCACCCCCGGCATCAGCGACCCCGGCGCCCGGCTGTGCCAGGCCGTGGCCGCCGCCGGACTGCGCTGCGTGCCGCTGCCTGGCGCCAGCAGCCTCACCGCCTTGCTCAGCGTGGCCGGTTGGGTCGAGAGCGAGGCGGCGCCGGGTTTTGTTTTCCTCGGTTTTTTGCCCGCCAAGGGGGCGGCGCGCGAGCGCGCGCTGCGCCGGCTGGCGCAGCTGCCGCAAACCGGCGTGCTGCTCGAGGCCCCGCACCGCATCCCGGCGCTGGCGCGCGAACTGGCGGCCTTGGGTGCGCGGCGCCTCACCGTGGGCCGTGAGCTCACCAAGCAGTTCGAAGAAATCGCCACCCTGCCCTGCGCCGACCTGCCTGCTTGGCTGGCGGCCAAGCCGCAGCGCCTGCGCGGCGAATTTGCCCTGCTGCTGCACCCACCCGAGGCCACGCCGGCCACCGACCCCGAGGCCGGCCCAGATGCCGGCCTAGGTGCCGAGGCGCTGCGCGTGCTCGATCTGCTGCTGCCCGAACTGCCCCTGAAAACCGCCGTGCGCCTGTGTGCCGAGATCACCAGCGCGCCGCGCAACGCGCTCTACGAGGCGGCGCTGCAGCGCCAAGCGCTCCAAGCCAGCTAG
- a CDS encoding YraN family protein: MSEILKPATDAATKAAETKPRPAKPAPAATGQKAQSTKAPSTKERGAAAEALALAFLQRQGLRLLVRNFRTPGRGGGEIDLILRERDGTLVFVEVRQRRQRSHGGAAASVSALKQRRLLFAARHYLLRWAQLPPCRFDVVAVQGEGEALEIEWLRAAFNADGL, from the coding sequence ATGAGCGAAATCTTAAAACCGGCCACCGATGCGGCAACCAAGGCAGCGGAAACCAAGCCGAGGCCAGCCAAGCCAGCGCCAGCCGCCACGGGACAGAAGGCTCAGAGCACCAAAGCCCCAAGCACCAAAGAACGGGGCGCCGCCGCCGAGGCGCTGGCCCTGGCCTTCCTGCAGCGCCAAGGCTTGCGCCTGCTGGTGCGCAATTTTCGCACGCCGGGGCGTGGCGGCGGCGAGATCGACCTGATTCTGCGCGAGCGCGACGGCACGCTGGTGTTTGTGGAGGTGCGTCAGCGCCGCCAGCGCAGCCACGGTGGTGCGGCGGCGTCGGTCTCGGCGCTCAAGCAGCGGCGCCTGCTGTTTGCGGCGCGGCATTATTTGCTGCGCTGGGCGCAGCTGCCGCCGTGCCGCTTCGATGTGGTGGCCGTGCAAGGCGAAGGCGAGGCGCTGGAAATCGAATGGTTGCGCGCCGCCTTCAACGCCGACGGCCTTTAA